The genomic stretch CCGGAAGTTGGCCCCATCAATACTGTCGTACCGGGGCCGTAAGAATTTTAACCTGTTGAACCGGTAATGTGCCACCAGGGAAATACCGGGCCGTAGCCCCTTCTCTTTTAAGAAATTCAATTTCCCGCCCAGTTGAACCGTATTGATGCCGGTAATGGTTGTGGTTGTATTCGTGGCTTCTTCCCTTGTTGTAGCGAATACGGTTATCAATCTCACTTCAAACCGGTTTCCGATCCCGTATTTCGCCAGAAAGAACGGGTGCTGGAAGATCTGGTCTTTGTAAGGTGGGAAATATTTCTCCGACACTCTTGAAAATCCTGTTTCTGCCTGCATCCATTTGCTGCGGGTAGTGGCTGGGTGATTGGTAAATCCTGGCCGGTCGGTGACCATTTTTTCATCCTGGGCTTTTGCCGCAAAGGCAAGCAGGATCAGGGTGCCGGTTAAAATATGTTTCTTCATAAAAAACATAGCCGCTCCTTTTTAAACAGAGGAGCAGCTATGAACAAATATAATAATTCAGTTTTCATAATAAAAGCGTTTCATCAGCGTATTAACAGAACATTTCCATATGGGTTTGAATTCCCGGCGCCGTTAAGAATATTATTCGGGCACCCGGGAATGGTCACCCGCCACGCATAATTACCCGGATCGGCCGGTTGTCCGTTGCTGTAGTTCCCGTTCCAGGAATAATCCAGCAGGGTTGGACCGGTTGAATGAAATACCAGGTTGCCCCACCTGTTCCATACCCAGAACTCACCCCCGGGATAATCCTGCAGGTTGATCGGCCTGAATAAATAATTCGTAGCTGCACCGGGTGTAAATGCAGTAGGAACAGCGACTTTCCTGGGATTATAATGTTTAACGGTTTGCGTACCGGAGGCAATACATCCGGTAAAATTTGTATTCGCTACCACCAGGTTATAGGTATAGACCACCGGGGGTGGCGCTGTTGGTGCATTTATATTGGGCGGTGTTAAAGGAGACAGGCTAATGACCGGTTTTTCAATATTCGGGTTGCTGAGATGCGTAGCCGGAGACCAGGTAAATGTATAGGAAAGAGCGGGACCATTGGGATCTGAATATTGCAGGTAATAATCCGGCATCAATTGCATGGGAGCCGGGTTGCAGCTGAAAGCATTATATGTTTTCGCATCCACAACCATTTTCTGAACGAAGTATGTTAACGCATTTGATACTACGAATTGCGATGGATCGGAAGATTCATAGGCATACATCCGGTATTGATATATGCCGGCTGTATTTTCTGTATGAACATAACTCATGGAAGCGGCCCCGACAATATCCACCCAACTTAACCCATTGTTGGTACTCCTTTGCCACCGGAAGGAGGGATTTGGAAAAGGGATCCCGGGAGTAGGCCACCAGGAATAAAGATTGACCGTGCCGTTGTTGCAGGTATATGATTTCTGAACAATGGAGCTGTTTGAAAAGGAGGCAAGGATCGGGGGAAAACAGGGGGCAAAGGATATATCATCTACAGCAAAATCATTGCCATTACGGCTATTATGCTCATTTACAAGAATGACCTGCAAAGAAGTGACCCCGGGAGGAAGATCGAACATAAATGATAATTTCTGCCAGGGATTTACCGGGTCATATTCCACGGTATAAGTACCACTATTCTCAATTAAATTATTTGACAGATCACGTAACTCGAAATGGAGTTGAGGACGTTCAAAAAAACCGCCACTTGGATCAGCTAAATTTGCTATGTAAACAGAAAATTCATAGCCGAAGGCCTGGGTAAGCCCGGTTACCGTTGTTCGGTATACTTCCCCAACATTATCATCGCCATCTACCAATAACATATAACCGTTAACATCCGATGGCGTATGATCCTGGGGCAATGCCAACCAGTTTGGATTACAAAAAATGACATTGTTTGATACTGCGTAGAGGCCGGGCTGGATATAACAATTTGCCTGGTATTGATAGGTTGTTGCGCCTGCCGGTAAGGGTGGACCAGGATTAAGCCCGGTGCCAAAATCCTCAAAAATGGCAGGAGTACCCAATACACCGCTGCATGTCTCGATGGTGCCCACGATATAATTCACGATGTCAATATAACCATAGCCCGTTTGGGTGGTCAGGTCTTCATACACTTCTATTACTCCCTGCCCATTCAGCCATGCAGGAATATTATCCCATTGAATGGTTATGGTATGCTTATCGGAGGATAAAACGGTCCCATAACTTACATTCCAGGTGACATTCGCATAAAACTCATGTATATTGGTCCACTCGGGCCAGTTCATCGTATAGGTCTCTGTGGCACCGGGCGCCACCGACATTTTCCCGGTGATCAGGTTGTCGGCACTCGCCATCAGCGAAAGTATGCTCAGCATACAGGTGATCAAAAGTTTCATAGTTACAAATTATAGGGTGAAGATTAATGTAAAAAAATGTACAGATAGGGTTACAGCCTTTCTAAAACTTTATGAACCTGTCTTCTAAAAACCGCTCCCTGCTTTTTGCTCCGGTATAGATCATTGTGATCTCCATTGCGCTTTTTTGTCCCCGGTTCTTTGAATAAATAGTAATGTCATAAGAAGTGTTTATGGCAAATCCAATAAAATTCAACCCGGCAACGGGTACAATGGCTTTACCGCCAACAAGATTGCTCCTGAACCATGCCCCAAAGCTGAATTGGTTATTCCTGTTTATGCTGAGTTCACAGGTGAGTCCCGTAAACAGGTTATTGACCGATCTTTCGGAATAGCTCATGAGCAGGGCCGCATATATTTTCCCGTTATTCTCCAGCTTTTTTTCCCAGGCCAAATGCCCCGAGGTTTGCCGCGGCACATTCAGTTCCCCGCCCTGGAAAACACGCCTGGGTTCCGTTATATGATGCATGGAGACTCCAACTGTAAACAGGTTGGCGTTATTGATCATTCCCTGGTAAACCAGGCCTGCATTCAAATCGATGTAGGCAACTTTCACATCCCCGATCTGGGATATGTCAATATTGGAATAGCCGGAATTTATCCAGGAAATAAGCTGGTCTTCCAACACATAATCCGGCTTCAGCAATTGCCTTTGGCCGAGCGTGGTTTGAAATCCCAGGCCCAGTTGTTGCCTTCCTTCCTCATCCAGGCCTTTTTGATAAGCAGCAGACAGTGATAAATACGTATTCCTGATCCCATCCGTTGCACTTTTCTCTGAAAGGCCTGAAATCCCAAGTGCAAAACAATCCTGTTGGGGGGTCAGTTTCTCCATGATCTTGAAGTCCGAGAAAAAAGCAGCCTGCGTGAATAGCTGTTCCTGTGTATTTATTTGTCTTCTGAATGACCCGCCGATCCGGTAGCTTTTATTGAACCGTCCTGTATTGGCAGGATTAACCAATAAAGGGGAAGCATAGAACTGTGAAAAGCGGTTCTGGCACTCAGCAGTAAGCGGACTGATAAAACAGAATAGGAAGATCATGCTAAAGTACCTGCTCATGGATCGTTCTTTTAAGTGTAAAAGATTATTGCCGGTTTCGATACAATGCTACACCGGTCTTAAAATGATTAAAAGGGGAATTACCCCCTTAAAATGGAGAAAATACCCATGGATGGGGGATGAAAAAACAGAGAAGCCGCCCACTAGTGAACGGCCCTCTCTTTTTTGCTCAACCTTACTGCTGTATAATAAATGCGGATAACTATCGCAACCGGATATTGCTTTCGCCGGGAAGTCGATAAGGCGACATATGATTTTGATCCACAATCAATGCTTCCCGTCTTTCCGCCTTACCGGCAATTGATCTAATCATTTTCTTTCATTGCTTCCCTTCTTTTGGCTTTGAACTTCTCTTTCTGTTCATCGGTTAAAATAGCCTGGATAGCTTTTGCCTGCTCCTTCTGCAGTTCCCTAAATTGTTTTTTCTTTTCATCTTCAGATAACTGACCGTTGCTTTCAATAGCTTCTTTCTTTGTTTTATTTGCCTGGCGTATCTCTTTCAGTTTTAAATTCTGCTCCCGGGTAAGGTCCAGTTCCTTGAGCAGGTCTTTACGACCAGCCTTGTCCATTTTACCGGCTGGCTGGTTACCGGCAACGGTGTCGGCCTTTATTGCGGGGACAGGTTTGCGTTCAATCTGCGAATAGGAGATAAGGGAAGGGAGAAGGAGAATTAAGATCAATCCGGGGGTCTTCATTTTTATTATTTTTGAAAAAGATAGATGGTTTGCGGATGCAGAAGTTTAATCAACAGCCATTTTCTTCATAAAAAAACCGGCCACCTGGTGACCGGTATTATTTTTCAAATAGGGTGATCTGATTACCTTAAGAAAAGCAGCTCCCTGTATTTCGGCAATGTCCAGTATGCATCGTCCACCAGCAATTCCAGTTTATCTACGTGGTAGCGGATAACATCAAAGTATTTACCCTTCACATGGTCGCAGTACGTGATGGCTTTTGTACGGGTATCTTCAATTTCATTTGCCTTCTTCCTTTCTTCGATCATCTTCTCCACGTTGTCGCTTATCTCGTTGATGTGGGTGCTGATGGCCTCCAGTACCTGCTTCTGGTTGGCATAGGCCGTTTCAGAAAGACCCACTTCTTTCAGCCCTTTGATATTGCCGATAAGTACATTCTGGTATTTAATGGCAGAAGGAAGAATGAATGTAGTAGCCAGGTCTCCCATTACCCTTGCTTCGATCTGAACTTTTTTGATGTAGGCTTCCAGCATGATCTCATGACGGGCTTCCAGTTCCACGTGGCTGTACACTTCATTGCTCTCAAAAAGATGCTTGGATTTATCCGTAACATATGCATCCAGTGCAAGCGGCGTTGTTTTCACATTGGCCAGCCCGCGTTTGGCTGCTTCCTTTTCCCACTCCTCACTGTAGCCATCTCCTTCAAACAGGATGGTCTTGCTCTCCACAATATATTTCTGTATCACCTGCATGATGGCCACTTCTTTTTTCTCGCCTTTCTCGATCAGCCCGTCCACATCCACTTTGAATTTCCGTAAGGTTTCCGCCATGATCGCATTCAATGTGGTCATGGAGATGGCGCAGTTGGCAGAAGAACCCACTGCACGGAATTCGAATTTGTTCCCGGTGAATGCAAAAGGAGAAGTACGGTTACGGTCGGTATTATCCAGCATGAGTTCCGGTATACTCTTATGTATATCCAGTTTCAGCATGGCTTCATCCTGCTCATCAAATTTGCCCGATACCCGGGTCTCCACCTGGTTCAATACCTGCGTTAAATATTTACCAATAAAGATGGAGATGATGGCAGGCGGCGCTTCATTGGCTCCCAGGCGGTGATCATTCCCTGCACTGGCAATAGATGCCCGCAGCAGGTCGGCATAATCATGTACTGCTTTGATGGAGTTAACAAAGAAGGCAAGGAACATCAAATTTGTTTTCGGCGTTTTTCCGGGTGCCAGTAAATTAACCCCGGTATCCGTAGCCATGCTCCAGTTATTGTGCTTACCGCTTCCGTTGATGCCGGCAAATGGTTTTTCGTGCAATAAACATTTCAGTCCATGACGTTTGGCAACCCTTTCCATAATATCCATCAGCAGGGTATTGTGGTCAACGGCCAGGTTGATCTCTTCGAAGATCGGCGCACACTCAAACTGCGCAGGTGCCACTTCATTATGACGGGTGCGGATTGGAATGCCCAGTTTATAACTCTCCTGTTCAAAATCCCGCATGAATGCATAAACCCTTTCCGGTATCGCTCCAAAATAATGATCATCTAACTGCTGGCCTTTTGCAGGTGCATGGCCAAAAACGGTACGGCCTGCCAGGAGCAGGTCGGGACGGGTATTTGCCAAACCGGCATCGATCACAAAATATTCCTGTTCCCATCCCAGGGTTGCAGTAACCCTTGTGATGTTCTTATCAAAATACTGGCAAACATCCACAGCGGCTTTATCCAATGCCACCAATGCTTTTAATAAAGGTGTTTTGGTGTCTAATGATTCACCGGTATAGGAAACAAAGATGGTTGGTATGCACAAGGTCTTGCCCTGTCCGATCTCCATGATAAAGGCCGGGGAAGACGGATCCCATGCAGTATAACCTCTTGCTTCAAACGTTGCCCGCAGGCCACCACTTGGGAAAGAAGATGCATCCGGTTCCTGTTGTATCAATGCAGCGCCTTCAAATTCTTCGATAGGCGTACCATCGGATTTTAACGTAAAGAAAGAATCGTGCTTTTCAGCAGATAAACCTGTCAGCGGTTGAAACCAGTGGGTAAAGTGAGTAACCCCTTTGCTTTCTGCCCATGCCCGGATGCCATTGGCGATCTGTGAACCCATGTTGCGGTCAATTTTTTTACCGCCCCGGGTTGATGCAACCAGGCTTTTGTAGGCTTCATCACTCAGGTACTTACGGGCCACCAGCAGGGTGAACACATTCTCATTGAAGATCTCAGTGATCTTGCCCGGGCTCTCCACAACTACTTTGGGGAGGCCTTTACCAAGATTGTCTAACGCTTTAAAACGTAAAGATTCCATACATTTTTTGATTTTAAGTCACAAAAAAACATTAAATCTTTCTATAAAACAATATTTTTTAAAATAAATTGTAAAAAATAGGGGTAACCTGGTTAAAAAAATTAATATTATTTTAATTTTTAAACTTTACCCTATCCCAGGCAATTGAACAGAGTAATGGGGTGATCATAAAGGGAAGATAGAGGCTCCGGTAGCGCACAATGGAGCCCAGGTTGGGTACGATATAGCCGATGAGCAGAAAGAGGGAGAAGCAGAAACTAAGGGCAAAAAGCAGAAAAGGAGTATTGATATCATTGAGGTCCCTTCTTCGGAAAAAAAGGAATAACAGGAAGGTTGCCTGGTAAATAAAAAGTTCGATATTCAAAGCTAGCAGCGACTTTACCGGAAGCTCCCATAAATAAGGCCTCAGCAAAACATGATTGAGAGCCTGGGGCGCATTGGCGGCAAAGCTTTTGAAATGAGGATCAAGTTTGGTAAGCTCAATCTGGGTATCCGATGGGCCGAGATCTAAATACTCCGCCTGCCGCTGGGTGATCAGTTCAAGCGGTTTTATTCGGGGGAAAACGGAACTGATATTAAAGAGCAGCAACCCGGTTACCAGGTAAACGGCAGCAAAGGTAATGGCAGTATTCCATTTATATTTTGAACAAAGAACCCAGGCGATCAATGCCGGGACCAGGGCGATGAAGATAAAATGCCTGATCAGAAAAAGCAGGACCAGGGTGATACTTATTAAAAGGATCCGTTTTACACCAGCCTTATTCTCCCCAAGCGATCGGTGGATCGTATAGATCAAAACAGCAAGCAGCAGGAATACCAGGCCATCTTTATGGATCCCCGATGAAAAATACATGGCAGAAGGCAAAAGAAAGCAACCGGTGATGACCAGCCATTGCCGGCCCGGATAAATTTTCATGAACAGTTTATACAGCGCCACATGGCCGAAGAACACGAGGAAATTAAAGAACAGGCTGTTGATATAATAATCGCCCCGGCTGAAGATATTGAATACAGAGACCAGTTTGATGAGGATATTACCCCGCAGGTCGTTCCAGAAGGAATTAAAAGAACTGAACATGCCTCCGTAGCCGCCGGGGTAATCCGAAGTAAAAATATTGCTGAAGTACTTTGCCGGATCCGTGAGTAAAAGCCGGTACTCATTCCATGCCTCCCGGTTAATGTCCCAGTAATCATTGCCGCTGCCGTAAAAATGGAGTGAAAGCCAGCCAATGGCAATTCCGGCAACGATCTTAAAAAGAAAAAGTCCGAGTATTACCTTACGGTCGATGCCCGACTTCTTTATGGCCGGGATCCGCAGCAGCAACCAGCTTAACGCAACCAGGTAAACAGCAAATAACAGGTAATTCAATGCGGTGCATTTTGGTGTGGGAAGATAGTTAAAATATTTGCTTTGCGGGTCAGGATAAAAGGCAGGCAGTTGTTACCTTTGCGTTTTCACCCAGTTCCTCATCAGATTTATGGAAATAACAGTAAAAACAGCCGAACAACTAAGACTGACAGCAGAAGAATTTGAACTCATAAAACAAAAGCTCGGACGCACGCCCAACTTTAATGAACTCTGTTGCTTCAGTGCCATGTGGAGCGAACACTGCAGTTATAAGAATTCCATCAAGTGGTTAAAGACACTGCCCCGGGAAGGGAAAAAAATGCTGGTAAAGGCCGGCGAAGAAAATGCCGGGTTGATGGATATCGGCGACGGCTATGGCGTAGTTTTTAAAATTGAATCACACAATCACCCATCTGCTATTGAACCCTTCCAGGGCGCTGCAACGGGCGTGGGCGGCATCAATAGAGATATTTTCACCATGGGGGCCCGGCCCATCGCTTCGTTGAATTCTTTGCGCTTTGGAAAACTGACCGAAGCAAAGACACAGCATTTGCTGGCGGGCGTGGTGCATGGCATTGGCCATTATGGAAATTGCTTTGGCGTACCAACTGTTGGCGGTGAGGTTTATTTTGAAGAATGTTATCATACCAATCCATTGGTGAATGCCATGAGTGTTGGTATCTTAAAGAATGGCGGAACCGTTTCTGCCACTTCCGGTAATGTAAAAGGCAACCCGGTTTTTTTTGTTGGAAGCGCCACGGGTAAAGATGGCATTGGCGGGGCAAGCTTTGCCTCGGCTGATATTACGGCAGACAGTGCAGAAGACCTGCCTGCCGTTCAGGTTGGAGACCCCTTCCAGGAAAAAAAACTATTAGAGGCCTGCCTGGAAGTGATACAAACAGGTGCCGTGGTAGGCATGCAGGATATGGGCGCTGCCGGGATCATCTGCTCCACTTCTGAAATGAGTGCAAAGGGAGAAGCCGGAATGCGGATTGATCTCGATAAGGTTCCGACAAGACAAAAAGATATGAAGGCATGGGAACTGCTTTTAAGCGAAAGCCAGGAGCGTATGTTACTCGTTGCAGAAAAAGGAAAAGAAAAACTGGTACTGGATGTTTTTAAAAAGTGGGACCTCCCCTGCAGTGAGATCGGTGAAGTAACAACCGATGGCATGCTTCAGTTTTACATGCATGGAAATCTGGAAGCGGAATTACCGGCTTACGAACTGGTGCTTGGCGGCGGCGCCCCGCAAAATTCAAGAGATTATACCGAGCCGAAGTATTTTGAAAAGATAAAAGCATTCAATGCAAATAGCATTGCCATACCAACAGACCTGAAAGCCGTTGCAGAGCAGCTGATTCAGATTCCCAACATTGCCAGCAAACGCTGGGTATATGTTCAGTACGACAGCATGGTGGGTACCGGCAATGCCAGTACCAATGCACCAAGCGACGCCGCCATTGTTATTGCAAAACCAACCAAAAAAGCGCTGGCACTAACTACAGATTGCAACAGCCGCTATGTTTTTGCCGATCCGTATAAAGGCGCCATGATCGCGGTGGCAGAAGCCGCCAGGAATATCGTTTGCAGCGGCGGACAACCATTGGGCGTGACCAACTGCCTCAACTTTGGAAATCCTTTCGACCCCGAAGTGTATTACCAGTTCGTTCATGCCATCAAAGGCATGGGTGAGGCCTGCGTGAAATTTGATACCCCGGTAACAGGGGGCAATGTAAGTTTTTACAACCAGGGACCGGATGGGGCGGTATACCCTACCCCTACCATTGGCATGGTGGGATTATTAGAAAGCCCGGATGATAAGATGACCATGGATTTCAAGCAGGAAGATGACGAGATCTATTTAGTAGGTACCCAACGCAACGACATCAACTCATCGGAATATTTACACAAGATACATGGCGTGGAATATTCCCCGGCTCCTTATTTTAACCTGGCAGAAGAATTTGACGTGCAGAACGAGGTTAAAAAAATGATCCATAAAAAACTCATCAGTTCGGCACACGATATCAGTGAAGGCGGTTTATTTATTTCCCTGATCGAAAGTTGTTTCAACCGGAATTTGGGGTTCTCCACACCCCTCTCCATTGGAGAGGGACTGGGGGTGAGGCCAGATGCTTTCTGGTTTGGCGAAAGCCAGAGCCGGGTGGTGGTTTCTGTTTCGAAAGAGAACAGGAATGATTTTAACATGCTGCTGGAGAAAATGGAAATGACGGTTACCTATCTTGGGAAAGTAACATCGGGCCAAATCAGTATCAACGGCGAGGATTGGGGAACGGTGAATGAATGGAAGAACAAGTATGAGAATGCCATTGCCAATTTACTGGCGGGACATGAGAGCGAACATGCATTAACGGCGTTATAAAATCTATCAATGAGTTTAGAAAAGAATCAGAATAAATCAGGGTCGTTAAAAGCCCCTCCTTCGAAGGGGTTTGGGGAGACTATAGTAGTCACCGGCGCCGCCGGCTTCATCGGGAGCTGCATGGTCAGTTACCTGAACCAGCAGGGATATGAGAACCTGATCCTGGTAGATGAATTTGATGATGAAGCAAAAGAACTGAACCTGCTGCACAAAAAATACCTGGTGAGGGTGGAGCGGGAAGATTTTTTTGAATGGGTGCAGAAGGAAAAGCCGGCCGTTGCATTTGTCTTTCACCTGGGCGCCCGCACCGATACCACCGAATTTGATTATTCCATACACCAGCACCTGAACGTGGAGTATTCCCAGAAAATCTGGAACTGGTGCACGACGAATAATATTCCGCTGGTATATGCTTCCTCTGCTGCTACATATGGCGAAGGCGAACTGGGTTATGATGACAACCATGAGATCATTGAGCAGCTTCGCCCGCTGAATCCGTATGGCATTTCCAAGAACGAATTCGACAAATGGGTGCTGCACCAGGAATGCCATCCCCCCTTCTGGGCCGGGTTGAAATTCTTTAATGTATACGGCCCCAATGAATACCACAAGGCAAGAATGGCCAGCGTGATCTTCCACTCCTTTAACCAGATAAAACAGAACAGCAAGGTAAAACTCTTCCGTTCACATAAAGAAGGCTACGAGGACGGCGAACAACTGCGTGACTTTATTTATGTGAAGGATGTGATCGCTGTTTGTTACTGGCTTATGGAAGAAAGCATGAATCGTCAGGCGTCAGCCGTGAGTTCCTCACTCACGACTCACCACTCACGACTCACTTCTGCTATCTACAATTTAGGCACAGGCAAAGCCAGGACTTTCAACGACCTGGTTAAAGCCACTTTTGCAGGGCTGGATATGCAACCACAGATCGAATACATCGACATGCCCGAAGACATACGGGATAAATACCAGTACTTCACCGAAGCAACGATGGATAAATTAAAAACTGCCGGTTATACGAACGGATTTTATTCGCTGGAGAAAGGGGTGGATGATTATGTAAGGAACTACCTGGCGAAGAATGAGTTTTATTAGAGCCGGGTTAA from Chitinophagaceae bacterium encodes the following:
- a CDS encoding transporter; this encodes MFFMKKHILTGTLILLAFAAKAQDEKMVTDRPGFTNHPATTRSKWMQAETGFSRVSEKYFPPYKDQIFQHPFFLAKYGIGNRFEVRLITVFATTREEATNTTTTITGINTVQLGGKLNFLKEKGLRPGISLVAHYRFNRLKFLRPRYDSIDGANFRFAVEHAFSKAFFLGYNFGMEWKTFRSEPAYVYTISPRVFIAENWLLFAEVYGYAWPKRTPQNSIDFGLAYYINDNLKIDASAGFGLRKPAPDNFFAFGASFRFRTSKRAD
- a CDS encoding gliding motility-associated C-terminal domain-containing protein, whose amino-acid sequence is MKLLITCMLSILSLMASADNLITGKMSVAPGATETYTMNWPEWTNIHEFYANVTWNVSYGTVLSSDKHTITIQWDNIPAWLNGQGVIEVYEDLTTQTGYGYIDIVNYIVGTIETCSGVLGTPAIFEDFGTGLNPGPPLPAGATTYQYQANCYIQPGLYAVSNNVIFCNPNWLALPQDHTPSDVNGYMLLVDGDDNVGEVYRTTVTGLTQAFGYEFSVYIANLADPSGGFFERPQLHFELRDLSNNLIENSGTYTVEYDPVNPWQKLSFMFDLPPGVTSLQVILVNEHNSRNGNDFAVDDISFAPCFPPILASFSNSSIVQKSYTCNNGTVNLYSWWPTPGIPFPNPSFRWQRSTNNGLSWVDIVGAASMSYVHTENTAGIYQYRMYAYESSDPSQFVVSNALTYFVQKMVVDAKTYNAFSCNPAPMQLMPDYYLQYSDPNGPALSYTFTWSPATHLSNPNIEKPVISLSPLTPPNINAPTAPPPVVYTYNLVVANTNFTGCIASGTQTVKHYNPRKVAVPTAFTPGAATNYLFRPINLQDYPGGEFWVWNRWGNLVFHSTGPTLLDYSWNGNYSNGQPADPGNYAWRVTIPGCPNNILNGAGNSNPYGNVLLIR
- a CDS encoding PorP/SprF family type IX secretion system membrane protein — its product is MSRYFSMIFLFCFISPLTAECQNRFSQFYASPLLVNPANTGRFNKSYRIGGSFRRQINTQEQLFTQAAFFSDFKIMEKLTPQQDCFALGISGLSEKSATDGIRNTYLSLSAAYQKGLDEEGRQQLGLGFQTTLGQRQLLKPDYVLEDQLISWINSGYSNIDISQIGDVKVAYIDLNAGLVYQGMINNANLFTVGVSMHHITEPRRVFQGGELNVPRQTSGHLAWEKKLENNGKIYAALLMSYSERSVNNLFTGLTCELSINRNNQFSFGAWFRSNLVGGKAIVPVAGLNFIGFAINTSYDITIYSKNRGQKSAMEITMIYTGAKSRERFLEDRFIKF
- a CDS encoding glutamine synthetase III; amino-acid sequence: MESLRFKALDNLGKGLPKVVVESPGKITEIFNENVFTLLVARKYLSDEAYKSLVASTRGGKKIDRNMGSQIANGIRAWAESKGVTHFTHWFQPLTGLSAEKHDSFFTLKSDGTPIEEFEGAALIQQEPDASSFPSGGLRATFEARGYTAWDPSSPAFIMEIGQGKTLCIPTIFVSYTGESLDTKTPLLKALVALDKAAVDVCQYFDKNITRVTATLGWEQEYFVIDAGLANTRPDLLLAGRTVFGHAPAKGQQLDDHYFGAIPERVYAFMRDFEQESYKLGIPIRTRHNEVAPAQFECAPIFEEINLAVDHNTLLMDIMERVAKRHGLKCLLHEKPFAGINGSGKHNNWSMATDTGVNLLAPGKTPKTNLMFLAFFVNSIKAVHDYADLLRASIASAGNDHRLGANEAPPAIISIFIGKYLTQVLNQVETRVSGKFDEQDEAMLKLDIHKSIPELMLDNTDRNRTSPFAFTGNKFEFRAVGSSANCAISMTTLNAIMAETLRKFKVDVDGLIEKGEKKEVAIMQVIQKYIVESKTILFEGDGYSEEWEKEAAKRGLANVKTTPLALDAYVTDKSKHLFESNEVYSHVELEARHEIMLEAYIKKVQIEARVMGDLATTFILPSAIKYQNVLIGNIKGLKEVGLSETAYANQKQVLEAISTHINEISDNVEKMIEERKKANEIEDTRTKAITYCDHVKGKYFDVIRYHVDKLELLVDDAYWTLPKYRELLFLR
- the purL gene encoding phosphoribosylformylglycinamidine synthase subunit PurL; translated protein: MEITVKTAEQLRLTAEEFELIKQKLGRTPNFNELCCFSAMWSEHCSYKNSIKWLKTLPREGKKMLVKAGEENAGLMDIGDGYGVVFKIESHNHPSAIEPFQGAATGVGGINRDIFTMGARPIASLNSLRFGKLTEAKTQHLLAGVVHGIGHYGNCFGVPTVGGEVYFEECYHTNPLVNAMSVGILKNGGTVSATSGNVKGNPVFFVGSATGKDGIGGASFASADITADSAEDLPAVQVGDPFQEKKLLEACLEVIQTGAVVGMQDMGAAGIICSTSEMSAKGEAGMRIDLDKVPTRQKDMKAWELLLSESQERMLLVAEKGKEKLVLDVFKKWDLPCSEIGEVTTDGMLQFYMHGNLEAELPAYELVLGGGAPQNSRDYTEPKYFEKIKAFNANSIAIPTDLKAVAEQLIQIPNIASKRWVYVQYDSMVGTGNASTNAPSDAAIVIAKPTKKALALTTDCNSRYVFADPYKGAMIAVAEAARNIVCSGGQPLGVTNCLNFGNPFDPEVYYQFVHAIKGMGEACVKFDTPVTGGNVSFYNQGPDGAVYPTPTIGMVGLLESPDDKMTMDFKQEDDEIYLVGTQRNDINSSEYLHKIHGVEYSPAPYFNLAEEFDVQNEVKKMIHKKLISSAHDISEGGLFISLIESCFNRNLGFSTPLSIGEGLGVRPDAFWFGESQSRVVVSVSKENRNDFNMLLEKMEMTVTYLGKVTSGQISINGEDWGTVNEWKNKYENAIANLLAGHESEHALTAL
- the rfaD gene encoding ADP-glyceromanno-heptose 6-epimerase — its product is MSLEKNQNKSGSLKAPPSKGFGETIVVTGAAGFIGSCMVSYLNQQGYENLILVDEFDDEAKELNLLHKKYLVRVEREDFFEWVQKEKPAVAFVFHLGARTDTTEFDYSIHQHLNVEYSQKIWNWCTTNNIPLVYASSAATYGEGELGYDDNHEIIEQLRPLNPYGISKNEFDKWVLHQECHPPFWAGLKFFNVYGPNEYHKARMASVIFHSFNQIKQNSKVKLFRSHKEGYEDGEQLRDFIYVKDVIAVCYWLMEESMNRQASAVSSSLTTHHSRLTSAIYNLGTGKARTFNDLVKATFAGLDMQPQIEYIDMPEDIRDKYQYFTEATMDKLKTAGYTNGFYSLEKGVDDYVRNYLAKNEFY